One region of Eupeodes corollae chromosome 1, idEupCoro1.1, whole genome shotgun sequence genomic DNA includes:
- the LOC129954181 gene encoding uncharacterized protein K02A2.6-like: MDRSSSLYWTAGEAFVKFESQIVPNVYLLTFATPWGRYCCKRLPFGISLAPKVFQRIMQELFTDLTKVKVAIDDILIHARTIEELRRTTEKFLTIIQENGLKLKRDKCQFEQSKIKFLGHIIYRKGMSADPEKTEAIRRIKPPTNRKELQRILGYFTYLSKFIPNYSQMMTPLRKLLEKSTQWVWDEIQQKSFDELKEIITKPPVLKLYDPVAYASKSLTECQQRYSQLEKEALAIKFGCQKFHEYVWGKQLVVESDHKPLESIFQKPLHACPARLQRIRLSLLTYNPKVIYIKGSRMFLTDPLSRDVENTPPVYDREDNKLQVQSVLAITVAEHSRLTKLTAADESCQQLFKYISTISPNPYWYFREELSVCDGIIHKSHKTLIPEAMRYEMLIHGGHLSYEKCIRHAREYVFWPKLTKDLQNFIQKYASCQVHQRINNKHPIESKVVPKFPFEIVVTDLFHFLEEEYIVLTDSNNSGFITFKKLKETTASNVINFLKNIFACHGIPKVLEPDNVPQFSSVDFKNFAKLWQFDHRTSSPHHPRGNGLAERAVQTTKQILKKCHYDNTDYYMDILNFMNTPRGNIGTPAQRLYCRNLRSQTQSLMPSQQNNITEELNNLRHNQAINNSHGSTPPQQLNIGQNVLTRIDKKEWDLDLDENKEIQNIPSSEDPIDEKSSNPTTTTQAENQQVNSPQKSTRSGRIIRRPLRLDL; encoded by the exons ATGGATCGAAGTTCTTCACTCTATTGGACTGCAGGAGAGGCTTTTGTTAAGTTCGAGTCTCAGATCGTACCAAACGTATATCTACTTACGTTCGCAACACCTTGGGGACGATATTGCTGCAAACGTCTTCCATTTGGCATCTCCTTAGCCCCAAAAGTATTCCAACGGATCATGCAAGAACTTTTTACTGATCTCACAAAGGTAAAAGTAGCAATTGACGATATCCTAATACACGCAAGAACAATAGAGGAACTCAGACGCACTACTGAAAAATTTCTAACGATTATCCAAGAAAACGGTCTGAAACTAAAAAGAGACAAATGTCAGTTCGAACagtctaaaataaaattcctcgGACATATTATCTATCGTAAGGGCATGTCAGCAGATCCAGAAAAAACAGAAGCAATCCGTCGAATAAAGCCCCCAACTAACCGAAAAGAACTCCAGCGCATCCTTGGTTACTTCACATATTTAAGTAAGTTTATACCAAACTATTCGCAGATGATGACACCACTTCGAAAACTCCTTGAGAAATCAACTCAATGGGTATGGGATGAAATCcaacaaaagtcatttgacgaattaaaagaaattatcacAAAGCCACCCGTACTCAAACTTTACGAC CCGGTAGCATATGCATCCAAATCGCTAACCGAATGTCAACAGCGATACTCTCAGTTGGAGAAGGAGGCCCTTGCTATCAAGTTCGGATGCCAAAAATTCCATGAATACGTGTGGGGTAAGCAACTAGTTGTCGAATCAGACCACAAGCCTTTGGAATCAATATTCCAAAAACCTTTACATGCATGTCCAGCTAGACTCCAAAGAATTCGCTTGAGCTTATTGACTTACAACCCAAAGGTGATCTACATAAAAGGATCAAGAATGTTCCTGACAGATCCACTAAGTCGCGATGTTGAAAATACACCTCCAGTTTATGACAGAGAAGACAATAAATTACAAGTTCAATCAGTATTGGCCATAACGGTTGCAGAACACAGTCGCTTGACAAAGTTAACAGCTGCCGATGAATCATGTCAACAACTGTTCAAATACATTTCAACCATATCACCTAATCCATATTGGTACTTCCGCGAAGAACTCTCAGTTTGCGATGGTATAATCCACAAGTCACATAAAACGCTCATACCTGAAGCAATGCGTTATGAGATGTTGATTCATGGAGGTCATCTCAGCTACGAAAAATGTATACGTCATGCAAGAGAATACGTATTCTGGCCAAAACTGACAAAGGATTTACAGAATTTCATCCAAAAATATGCATCTTGTCAAGTTCATCAGCGTATCAACAACAAACACCCCATAGAATCCAAAGTGGTCCCCAAATTTCCATTTGAAATTGTTGTTACCGACCTTTTCCATTTCTTGGAAGAAGAATACATTGTTCTCACTGACAGTAATAATTCAGGATTcatcacatttaaaaaattgaaagaaacaaCAGCAAGTAATGttatcaactttttgaaaaacatttttgcttgCCATGGAATCCCGAAAGTGTTGGAACCGGATAATGTTCCACAATTTTCATCTGTTGACTTCAAAAATTTCGCAAAGCTATGGCAATTCGACCACCGTACCAGTTCACCACATCATCCAAGAGGAAATGGCTTGGCAGAAAGAGCTGTACAAACcactaaacaaatattaaagaagTGTCACTACGACAATACCGATTATTACATGGATATCCTTAATTTCATGAATACACCTAGAGGAAATATCGGTACACCAGCCCAACGTCTATACTGCAGAAATCTCAGATCGCAAACTCAGTCGCTTATGCCAAGTCAACAAAATAACATCACAGAAGAACTGAACAATTTGAGACATAACCAAGCTATAAACAACAGTCATGGTTCCACACCACCTCAACAGCTAAATATTGGACAGAATGTTCTTACTCGCATCGATAAGAAAGAATGGGATCTTGACCTTGACGAAAacaaagaaattcaaaacatacCGAGCTCAGAAGACCCGATTGACGAAAAATCATCtaatccaacaacaacaactcaaGCTGAGAATCAACAAGTGAATTCACCACAGAAATCTACTCGCTCTGGGAGGATCATCCGACGCCCACTCCGACTAGACTTGTAA